A stretch of Gorilla gorilla gorilla isolate KB3781 chromosome 9, NHGRI_mGorGor1-v2.1_pri, whole genome shotgun sequence DNA encodes these proteins:
- the DGKZ gene encoding diacylglycerol kinase zeta isoform X12 yields the protein MEPRDGSPEARSSDSESASASSSGSERDAGPEPDKAPRRLNKRRFPGLRLFGHRKAITKSGLQHLAPPPPTPGAPCSESERQIRSTVDWSESATYGEHIWFETNVSGDFCYVGEQYCVARMLKSVSRRKCAACKIVVHTPCIEQLEKINFRCKPSFRESGSRNVREPTFVRHHWVHRRRQDGKCRHCGKGFQQKFTFHSKEIVAISCSWCKQAYHSKVSCFMLQQIEEPCSLGVHAAVVIPPTWILRARRPQNTLKASKKKKRASFKRKSSKKGPEEGRWRPFIIRPTPSPLMKPLLVFVNPKSGGNQGAKIIQSFLWYLNPRQVFDLSQGGPKEALEMYRKVHNLRILACGGDGTVGWILSTLDQLRLKPPPPVAILPLGTGNDLARTLNWGGGYTDEPVSKILSHVEEGNVVQLDRWDLHAEPNPEAGPEDRDEGATDRLPLDVFNNYFSLGFDAHVTLEFHESREANPEKFNSRFRNKMFYAGTAFSDFLMGSSKDLAKHIRVVCDGMDLTPKIQDLKPQCVVFLNIPRYCAGTMPWGHPGEHHDFEPQRHDDGYLEVIGFTMTSLAALQVGGHGERLTQCREVVLTTSKAIPVQVDGEPCKLAASRIRIALRNQATMVQKAKRRSAAPLHSDQQPVPEQLRIQVSRVSMHDYEALHYDKEQLKEASVPLGTVVVPGDSDLELCRAHIERLQQEPDGAGTKSPTCQKLSPKWCFLDATTASRFYRIDRAQEHLNYVTEIAQDEIYILDPELLGASARPDLPTPTSPLPTSPCSPTPRSLQGDAAPPQGEELIEAAKRNDFCKLQELHRAGGDLMHRDEQSRTLLHHAVSTGSKDVVRYLLDHAPLEILDAVEENGETCLHQAAALGQRTICHYIVEAGASLMKTDQQGDTPRQRAEKAQDTELAAYLENRQHYQMIQREDQETAV from the exons GAAAGCCATCACCAAGTCAGGCCTCCAGCACCTGGCCCCCCCTCCGCCCACCCCTGGGGCCCCGTGCAGCGAGTCAGAGCGGCAGATCCGGAGCACAGTGGACTGGAGC GAGTCAGCGACATATGGGGAGCACATCTGGTTCGAGACCAACGTGTCCGGGGACTTCTGCTACGTTGGGGAGCAGTACTGTGTAGCCAGGATGCTG AAGTCAGTGTCTCGAAGAAAGTGCGCAGCCTGCAAGATTGTGGTGCACACGCCCTGCATCGAGCAGCTGGAGAAG ATAAATTTCCGCTGTAAGCCGTCCTTCCGTGAATCGGGCTCCAGGAATGTCCGCGAG CCAACCTTTGTACGGCACCACTGGGTACACAGACGACGCCAGGACGGCAAGTGTCGGCACTGTGGGAAG GGATTCCAGCAGAAGTTCACCTTCCACAGCAAGGAGATTGTGGCCATCAGCTGCTCGTGGTGCAAGCAGGCA TACCACAGCAAGGTGTCCTGCTTCATGCTGCAGCAGATCGAGGAGCCGTGCTCGCTGGGGGTCCACGCAGCTGTGGTCATCCCGCCCACCTGGATCCTCCGCGCCCGGAGGCCCCAG AATACTCTGAAAGCaagcaagaagaagaagagggcATCCTTCAAGAGGAAGTCCAGCAAGAAAGGGCCTGAG GAGGGCCGCTGGAGACCCTTCATCATCaggcccaccccctcccccctcaTGAAGCCCCTGCTGGTGTTTGTGAACCCCAAGAGTGGGGGCAACCAG GGTGCAAAGATCATCCAGTCTTTCCTCTGGTATCTCAATCCCCGACAAGTCTTCGACCTGAGCCAGGGAGGGCCCAAGGAGGC gctggagatgTACCGCAAAGTGCACAACCTGCGGATCCTGGCGTGCGGGGGCGACGGCACG gtGGGCTGGATCCTCTCCACCCTGGACCAGCTGCGCCTGAAGCCGCCACCCCCTGTTGCCATCCTGCCCCTGGGTACTGGCAACGACTTGGCCCGAACCCTCAACTGGGGTGGG GGCTACACAGATGAGCCTGTGTCCAAGATCCTCTCCCACGTGGAGGAGGGGAACGTGGTACAGCTGGACCGCTGGGACCTCCACGCTGAGCCCAACCCCGAGGCAGGGCCTGAGGACCGAGATGAAGGCGCCACCGACCGG TTGCCCCTGGATGTCTTCAACaactacttcagcctgggcttTGACGCCCACGTCACCCTGGAGTTCCACGAGTCTCGAG AGGCCAACCCAGAGAAATTCAACAGCCGCTTTCGGAATAAGATGTTCTACGCCGGG ACAGCTTTCTCTGACTTCCTGATGGGCAGCTCCAAGGACCTGGCCAAGCACATCCGAGTGGTG TGTGATGGAATGGACTTGACTCCCAAGATCCAGGACCTGAAACCCCAGTGTGTTGTTTTCCTGAACATCCCCAG GTACTGTGCGGGCACCATGCCCTGGGGCCACCCTGGGGAGCACCACGACTTTGAGCCCCAGCGGCATGACGACGGCTACCTCGAGGTCATTGGCTTCACCATGACGTCGTTG GCCGCGCTGCAGGTGGGCGGACACGGTGAGCGGCTGACGCAGTGTCGCGAGGTGGTGCTCACCACATCCAAGGCCATCCCAGTGCAGGTGGATGGCGAACCCTGCAAGCTTGCAGCCTCACGCATCCGCATCGCCCTGCGCAACCAGGCCACCATGGTGCAGAAGGCCAAGCGGCGGAGCGCCGCCCCCCTACACAGCGA CCAGCAGCCGGTGCCAGAGCAGCTGCGCATCCAGGTGAGTCGCGTCAGCATGCACGACTATGAGGCCCTGCACTACGACAAGgagcagctcaaggaggcct CCGTGCCGCTGGGCACTGTGGTGGTCCCAGGAGACAGTGACCTAGAGCTCTGCCGTGCCCACATTGAGAGACTCCAGCAG GAGCCCGATGGTGCTGGAACCAAGTCCCCGACATGCCAGAAACTGTCCCCCAAGTGGTGCTTCCTGGACG CCACCACTGCCAGCCGCTTCTACAGGATCGACCGAGCCCAG GAGCACCTCAACTATGTGACTGAGATCGCACAGGATGAGATTTATATCCTGGACCCTGAGCTGCTGGGGGCATCGGCCCGGCCTGACCTCCCAACCCCCacttcccctctccccacctcacCCTGCTCACCCACGCCCCG GTCACTGCAAGGGGATGCTGCACCCCCTCAAG GTGAAGAGCTGATTGAGGCTGCCAAGAGGAACGACTTCTGCAAG CTCCAGGAGCTGCACCGAGCTGGGGGCGACCTCATGCACCGAGACGAGCAGAGTCGCACGCTCCTGCACCACGCAGTCAGCACTGGCAGCAAGGATGTGGTCCGCTACCTGCTGGACCACG cCCCCCTAGAGATCCTTGATGCGGTGGAGGAAAA CGGGGAGACCTGTTTGCACCAGGCAGCGGCCCTCGGCCAGCGCACCATCTGCCACTACATCGTGGAGGCCGGGGCCTCGCTCATGAAGACAGACCAGCAG GGCGACACTCCCCGGCAGCGGGCTGAGAAGGCTCAGGACACCGAGCTGGCGGCCTACCTGGAGAACCGGCAGCACTACCAGATGATCCAGCGGGAGGACCAGGAGACGGCTGTGTAG
- the DGKZ gene encoding diacylglycerol kinase zeta isoform X7, producing MAEGQGGGGQRWDWAGGGRAAEEEVVRRRCRRGEEAQVGQPWPEGSRGTAAGPPVEERFRQLHLRKQVSYRKAITKSGLQHLAPPPPTPGAPCSESERQIRSTVDWSESATYGEHIWFETNVSGDFCYVGEQYCVARMLQKSVSRRKCAACKIVVHTPCIEQLEKINFRCKPSFRESGSRNVREPTFVRHHWVHRRRQDGKCRHCGKGFQQKFTFHSKEIVAISCSWCKQAYHSKVSCFMLQQIEEPCSLGVHAAVVIPPTWILRARRPQNTLKASKKKKRASFKRKSSKKGPEEGRWRPFIIRPTPSPLMKPLLVFVNPKSGGNQGAKIIQSFLWYLNPRQVFDLSQGGPKEALEMYRKVHNLRILACGGDGTVGWILSTLDQLRLKPPPPVAILPLGTGNDLARTLNWGGGYTDEPVSKILSHVEEGNVVQLDRWDLHAEPNPEAGPEDRDEGATDRLPLDVFNNYFSLGFDAHVTLEFHESREANPEKFNSRFRNKMFYAGTAFSDFLMGSSKDLAKHIRVVCDGMDLTPKIQDLKPQCVVFLNIPRYCAGTMPWGHPGEHHDFEPQRHDDGYLEVIGFTMTSLAALQVGGHGERLTQCREVVLTTSKAIPVQVDGEPCKLAASRIRIALRNQATMVQKAKRRSAAPLHSDQQPVPEQLRIQVSRVSMHDYEALHYDKEQLKEASVPLGTVVVPGDSDLELCRAHIERLQQEPDGAGTKSPTCQKLSPKWCFLDATTASRFYRIDRAQEHLNYVTEIAQDEIYILDPELLGASARPDLPTPTSPLPTSPCSPTPRSLQGDAAPPQGEELIEAAKRNDFCKLQELHRAGGDLMHRDEQSRTLLHHAVSTGSKDVVRYLLDHAPLEILDAVEENGETCLHQAAALGQRTICHYIVEAGASLMKTDQQGDTPRQRAEKAQDTELAAYLENRQHYQMIQREDQETAV from the exons GAAAGCCATCACCAAGTCAGGCCTCCAGCACCTGGCCCCCCCTCCGCCCACCCCTGGGGCCCCGTGCAGCGAGTCAGAGCGGCAGATCCGGAGCACAGTGGACTGGAGC GAGTCAGCGACATATGGGGAGCACATCTGGTTCGAGACCAACGTGTCCGGGGACTTCTGCTACGTTGGGGAGCAGTACTGTGTAGCCAGGATGCTG CAGAAGTCAGTGTCTCGAAGAAAGTGCGCAGCCTGCAAGATTGTGGTGCACACGCCCTGCATCGAGCAGCTGGAGAAG ATAAATTTCCGCTGTAAGCCGTCCTTCCGTGAATCGGGCTCCAGGAATGTCCGCGAG CCAACCTTTGTACGGCACCACTGGGTACACAGACGACGCCAGGACGGCAAGTGTCGGCACTGTGGGAAG GGATTCCAGCAGAAGTTCACCTTCCACAGCAAGGAGATTGTGGCCATCAGCTGCTCGTGGTGCAAGCAGGCA TACCACAGCAAGGTGTCCTGCTTCATGCTGCAGCAGATCGAGGAGCCGTGCTCGCTGGGGGTCCACGCAGCTGTGGTCATCCCGCCCACCTGGATCCTCCGCGCCCGGAGGCCCCAG AATACTCTGAAAGCaagcaagaagaagaagagggcATCCTTCAAGAGGAAGTCCAGCAAGAAAGGGCCTGAG GAGGGCCGCTGGAGACCCTTCATCATCaggcccaccccctcccccctcaTGAAGCCCCTGCTGGTGTTTGTGAACCCCAAGAGTGGGGGCAACCAG GGTGCAAAGATCATCCAGTCTTTCCTCTGGTATCTCAATCCCCGACAAGTCTTCGACCTGAGCCAGGGAGGGCCCAAGGAGGC gctggagatgTACCGCAAAGTGCACAACCTGCGGATCCTGGCGTGCGGGGGCGACGGCACG gtGGGCTGGATCCTCTCCACCCTGGACCAGCTGCGCCTGAAGCCGCCACCCCCTGTTGCCATCCTGCCCCTGGGTACTGGCAACGACTTGGCCCGAACCCTCAACTGGGGTGGG GGCTACACAGATGAGCCTGTGTCCAAGATCCTCTCCCACGTGGAGGAGGGGAACGTGGTACAGCTGGACCGCTGGGACCTCCACGCTGAGCCCAACCCCGAGGCAGGGCCTGAGGACCGAGATGAAGGCGCCACCGACCGG TTGCCCCTGGATGTCTTCAACaactacttcagcctgggcttTGACGCCCACGTCACCCTGGAGTTCCACGAGTCTCGAG AGGCCAACCCAGAGAAATTCAACAGCCGCTTTCGGAATAAGATGTTCTACGCCGGG ACAGCTTTCTCTGACTTCCTGATGGGCAGCTCCAAGGACCTGGCCAAGCACATCCGAGTGGTG TGTGATGGAATGGACTTGACTCCCAAGATCCAGGACCTGAAACCCCAGTGTGTTGTTTTCCTGAACATCCCCAG GTACTGTGCGGGCACCATGCCCTGGGGCCACCCTGGGGAGCACCACGACTTTGAGCCCCAGCGGCATGACGACGGCTACCTCGAGGTCATTGGCTTCACCATGACGTCGTTG GCCGCGCTGCAGGTGGGCGGACACGGTGAGCGGCTGACGCAGTGTCGCGAGGTGGTGCTCACCACATCCAAGGCCATCCCAGTGCAGGTGGATGGCGAACCCTGCAAGCTTGCAGCCTCACGCATCCGCATCGCCCTGCGCAACCAGGCCACCATGGTGCAGAAGGCCAAGCGGCGGAGCGCCGCCCCCCTACACAGCGA CCAGCAGCCGGTGCCAGAGCAGCTGCGCATCCAGGTGAGTCGCGTCAGCATGCACGACTATGAGGCCCTGCACTACGACAAGgagcagctcaaggaggcct CCGTGCCGCTGGGCACTGTGGTGGTCCCAGGAGACAGTGACCTAGAGCTCTGCCGTGCCCACATTGAGAGACTCCAGCAG GAGCCCGATGGTGCTGGAACCAAGTCCCCGACATGCCAGAAACTGTCCCCCAAGTGGTGCTTCCTGGACG CCACCACTGCCAGCCGCTTCTACAGGATCGACCGAGCCCAG GAGCACCTCAACTATGTGACTGAGATCGCACAGGATGAGATTTATATCCTGGACCCTGAGCTGCTGGGGGCATCGGCCCGGCCTGACCTCCCAACCCCCacttcccctctccccacctcacCCTGCTCACCCACGCCCCG GTCACTGCAAGGGGATGCTGCACCCCCTCAAG GTGAAGAGCTGATTGAGGCTGCCAAGAGGAACGACTTCTGCAAG CTCCAGGAGCTGCACCGAGCTGGGGGCGACCTCATGCACCGAGACGAGCAGAGTCGCACGCTCCTGCACCACGCAGTCAGCACTGGCAGCAAGGATGTGGTCCGCTACCTGCTGGACCACG cCCCCCTAGAGATCCTTGATGCGGTGGAGGAAAA CGGGGAGACCTGTTTGCACCAGGCAGCGGCCCTCGGCCAGCGCACCATCTGCCACTACATCGTGGAGGCCGGGGCCTCGCTCATGAAGACAGACCAGCAG GGCGACACTCCCCGGCAGCGGGCTGAGAAGGCTCAGGACACCGAGCTGGCGGCCTACCTGGAGAACCGGCAGCACTACCAGATGATCCAGCGGGAGGACCAGGAGACGGCTGTGTAG
- the DGKZ gene encoding diacylglycerol kinase zeta isoform X9 produces the protein MSAPGAGHSAGGSCNESSALGPVEALGTEEGERPGSLRQMWRYRSWDVPQIPSEAPQTQKAITKSGLQHLAPPPPTPGAPCSESERQIRSTVDWSESATYGEHIWFETNVSGDFCYVGEQYCVARMLQKSVSRRKCAACKIVVHTPCIEQLEKINFRCKPSFRESGSRNVREPTFVRHHWVHRRRQDGKCRHCGKGFQQKFTFHSKEIVAISCSWCKQAYHSKVSCFMLQQIEEPCSLGVHAAVVIPPTWILRARRPQNTLKASKKKKRASFKRKSSKKGPEEGRWRPFIIRPTPSPLMKPLLVFVNPKSGGNQGAKIIQSFLWYLNPRQVFDLSQGGPKEALEMYRKVHNLRILACGGDGTVGWILSTLDQLRLKPPPPVAILPLGTGNDLARTLNWGGGYTDEPVSKILSHVEEGNVVQLDRWDLHAEPNPEAGPEDRDEGATDRLPLDVFNNYFSLGFDAHVTLEFHESREANPEKFNSRFRNKMFYAGTAFSDFLMGSSKDLAKHIRVVCDGMDLTPKIQDLKPQCVVFLNIPRYCAGTMPWGHPGEHHDFEPQRHDDGYLEVIGFTMTSLAALQVGGHGERLTQCREVVLTTSKAIPVQVDGEPCKLAASRIRIALRNQATMVQKAKRRSAAPLHSDQQPVPEQLRIQVSRVSMHDYEALHYDKEQLKEASVPLGTVVVPGDSDLELCRAHIERLQQEPDGAGTKSPTCQKLSPKWCFLDATTASRFYRIDRAQEHLNYVTEIAQDEIYILDPELLGASARPDLPTPTSPLPTSPCSPTPRSLQGDAAPPQGEELIEAAKRNDFCKLQELHRAGGDLMHRDEQSRTLLHHAVSTGSKDVVRYLLDHAPLEILDAVEENGETCLHQAAALGQRTICHYIVEAGASLMKTDQQGDTPRQRAEKAQDTELAAYLENRQHYQMIQREDQETAV, from the exons GAAAGCCATCACCAAGTCAGGCCTCCAGCACCTGGCCCCCCCTCCGCCCACCCCTGGGGCCCCGTGCAGCGAGTCAGAGCGGCAGATCCGGAGCACAGTGGACTGGAGC GAGTCAGCGACATATGGGGAGCACATCTGGTTCGAGACCAACGTGTCCGGGGACTTCTGCTACGTTGGGGAGCAGTACTGTGTAGCCAGGATGCTG CAGAAGTCAGTGTCTCGAAGAAAGTGCGCAGCCTGCAAGATTGTGGTGCACACGCCCTGCATCGAGCAGCTGGAGAAG ATAAATTTCCGCTGTAAGCCGTCCTTCCGTGAATCGGGCTCCAGGAATGTCCGCGAG CCAACCTTTGTACGGCACCACTGGGTACACAGACGACGCCAGGACGGCAAGTGTCGGCACTGTGGGAAG GGATTCCAGCAGAAGTTCACCTTCCACAGCAAGGAGATTGTGGCCATCAGCTGCTCGTGGTGCAAGCAGGCA TACCACAGCAAGGTGTCCTGCTTCATGCTGCAGCAGATCGAGGAGCCGTGCTCGCTGGGGGTCCACGCAGCTGTGGTCATCCCGCCCACCTGGATCCTCCGCGCCCGGAGGCCCCAG AATACTCTGAAAGCaagcaagaagaagaagagggcATCCTTCAAGAGGAAGTCCAGCAAGAAAGGGCCTGAG GAGGGCCGCTGGAGACCCTTCATCATCaggcccaccccctcccccctcaTGAAGCCCCTGCTGGTGTTTGTGAACCCCAAGAGTGGGGGCAACCAG GGTGCAAAGATCATCCAGTCTTTCCTCTGGTATCTCAATCCCCGACAAGTCTTCGACCTGAGCCAGGGAGGGCCCAAGGAGGC gctggagatgTACCGCAAAGTGCACAACCTGCGGATCCTGGCGTGCGGGGGCGACGGCACG gtGGGCTGGATCCTCTCCACCCTGGACCAGCTGCGCCTGAAGCCGCCACCCCCTGTTGCCATCCTGCCCCTGGGTACTGGCAACGACTTGGCCCGAACCCTCAACTGGGGTGGG GGCTACACAGATGAGCCTGTGTCCAAGATCCTCTCCCACGTGGAGGAGGGGAACGTGGTACAGCTGGACCGCTGGGACCTCCACGCTGAGCCCAACCCCGAGGCAGGGCCTGAGGACCGAGATGAAGGCGCCACCGACCGG TTGCCCCTGGATGTCTTCAACaactacttcagcctgggcttTGACGCCCACGTCACCCTGGAGTTCCACGAGTCTCGAG AGGCCAACCCAGAGAAATTCAACAGCCGCTTTCGGAATAAGATGTTCTACGCCGGG ACAGCTTTCTCTGACTTCCTGATGGGCAGCTCCAAGGACCTGGCCAAGCACATCCGAGTGGTG TGTGATGGAATGGACTTGACTCCCAAGATCCAGGACCTGAAACCCCAGTGTGTTGTTTTCCTGAACATCCCCAG GTACTGTGCGGGCACCATGCCCTGGGGCCACCCTGGGGAGCACCACGACTTTGAGCCCCAGCGGCATGACGACGGCTACCTCGAGGTCATTGGCTTCACCATGACGTCGTTG GCCGCGCTGCAGGTGGGCGGACACGGTGAGCGGCTGACGCAGTGTCGCGAGGTGGTGCTCACCACATCCAAGGCCATCCCAGTGCAGGTGGATGGCGAACCCTGCAAGCTTGCAGCCTCACGCATCCGCATCGCCCTGCGCAACCAGGCCACCATGGTGCAGAAGGCCAAGCGGCGGAGCGCCGCCCCCCTACACAGCGA CCAGCAGCCGGTGCCAGAGCAGCTGCGCATCCAGGTGAGTCGCGTCAGCATGCACGACTATGAGGCCCTGCACTACGACAAGgagcagctcaaggaggcct CCGTGCCGCTGGGCACTGTGGTGGTCCCAGGAGACAGTGACCTAGAGCTCTGCCGTGCCCACATTGAGAGACTCCAGCAG GAGCCCGATGGTGCTGGAACCAAGTCCCCGACATGCCAGAAACTGTCCCCCAAGTGGTGCTTCCTGGACG CCACCACTGCCAGCCGCTTCTACAGGATCGACCGAGCCCAG GAGCACCTCAACTATGTGACTGAGATCGCACAGGATGAGATTTATATCCTGGACCCTGAGCTGCTGGGGGCATCGGCCCGGCCTGACCTCCCAACCCCCacttcccctctccccacctcacCCTGCTCACCCACGCCCCG GTCACTGCAAGGGGATGCTGCACCCCCTCAAG GTGAAGAGCTGATTGAGGCTGCCAAGAGGAACGACTTCTGCAAG CTCCAGGAGCTGCACCGAGCTGGGGGCGACCTCATGCACCGAGACGAGCAGAGTCGCACGCTCCTGCACCACGCAGTCAGCACTGGCAGCAAGGATGTGGTCCGCTACCTGCTGGACCACG cCCCCCTAGAGATCCTTGATGCGGTGGAGGAAAA CGGGGAGACCTGTTTGCACCAGGCAGCGGCCCTCGGCCAGCGCACCATCTGCCACTACATCGTGGAGGCCGGGGCCTCGCTCATGAAGACAGACCAGCAG GGCGACACTCCCCGGCAGCGGGCTGAGAAGGCTCAGGACACCGAGCTGGCGGCCTACCTGGAGAACCGGCAGCACTACCAGATGATCCAGCGGGAGGACCAGGAGACGGCTGTGTAG
- the DGKZ gene encoding diacylglycerol kinase zeta isoform X8 gives MAEGQGGGGQRWDWAGGGRAAEEEVVRRRCRRGEEAQVGQPWPEGSRGTAAGPPVEERFRQLHLRKQVSYRKAITKSGLQHLAPPPPTPGAPCSESERQIRSTVDWSESATYGEHIWFETNVSGDFCYVGEQYCVARMLKSVSRRKCAACKIVVHTPCIEQLEKINFRCKPSFRESGSRNVREPTFVRHHWVHRRRQDGKCRHCGKGFQQKFTFHSKEIVAISCSWCKQAYHSKVSCFMLQQIEEPCSLGVHAAVVIPPTWILRARRPQNTLKASKKKKRASFKRKSSKKGPEEGRWRPFIIRPTPSPLMKPLLVFVNPKSGGNQGAKIIQSFLWYLNPRQVFDLSQGGPKEALEMYRKVHNLRILACGGDGTVGWILSTLDQLRLKPPPPVAILPLGTGNDLARTLNWGGGYTDEPVSKILSHVEEGNVVQLDRWDLHAEPNPEAGPEDRDEGATDRLPLDVFNNYFSLGFDAHVTLEFHESREANPEKFNSRFRNKMFYAGTAFSDFLMGSSKDLAKHIRVVCDGMDLTPKIQDLKPQCVVFLNIPRYCAGTMPWGHPGEHHDFEPQRHDDGYLEVIGFTMTSLAALQVGGHGERLTQCREVVLTTSKAIPVQVDGEPCKLAASRIRIALRNQATMVQKAKRRSAAPLHSDQQPVPEQLRIQVSRVSMHDYEALHYDKEQLKEASVPLGTVVVPGDSDLELCRAHIERLQQEPDGAGTKSPTCQKLSPKWCFLDATTASRFYRIDRAQEHLNYVTEIAQDEIYILDPELLGASARPDLPTPTSPLPTSPCSPTPRSLQGDAAPPQGEELIEAAKRNDFCKLQELHRAGGDLMHRDEQSRTLLHHAVSTGSKDVVRYLLDHAPLEILDAVEENGETCLHQAAALGQRTICHYIVEAGASLMKTDQQGDTPRQRAEKAQDTELAAYLENRQHYQMIQREDQETAV, from the exons GAAAGCCATCACCAAGTCAGGCCTCCAGCACCTGGCCCCCCCTCCGCCCACCCCTGGGGCCCCGTGCAGCGAGTCAGAGCGGCAGATCCGGAGCACAGTGGACTGGAGC GAGTCAGCGACATATGGGGAGCACATCTGGTTCGAGACCAACGTGTCCGGGGACTTCTGCTACGTTGGGGAGCAGTACTGTGTAGCCAGGATGCTG AAGTCAGTGTCTCGAAGAAAGTGCGCAGCCTGCAAGATTGTGGTGCACACGCCCTGCATCGAGCAGCTGGAGAAG ATAAATTTCCGCTGTAAGCCGTCCTTCCGTGAATCGGGCTCCAGGAATGTCCGCGAG CCAACCTTTGTACGGCACCACTGGGTACACAGACGACGCCAGGACGGCAAGTGTCGGCACTGTGGGAAG GGATTCCAGCAGAAGTTCACCTTCCACAGCAAGGAGATTGTGGCCATCAGCTGCTCGTGGTGCAAGCAGGCA TACCACAGCAAGGTGTCCTGCTTCATGCTGCAGCAGATCGAGGAGCCGTGCTCGCTGGGGGTCCACGCAGCTGTGGTCATCCCGCCCACCTGGATCCTCCGCGCCCGGAGGCCCCAG AATACTCTGAAAGCaagcaagaagaagaagagggcATCCTTCAAGAGGAAGTCCAGCAAGAAAGGGCCTGAG GAGGGCCGCTGGAGACCCTTCATCATCaggcccaccccctcccccctcaTGAAGCCCCTGCTGGTGTTTGTGAACCCCAAGAGTGGGGGCAACCAG GGTGCAAAGATCATCCAGTCTTTCCTCTGGTATCTCAATCCCCGACAAGTCTTCGACCTGAGCCAGGGAGGGCCCAAGGAGGC gctggagatgTACCGCAAAGTGCACAACCTGCGGATCCTGGCGTGCGGGGGCGACGGCACG gtGGGCTGGATCCTCTCCACCCTGGACCAGCTGCGCCTGAAGCCGCCACCCCCTGTTGCCATCCTGCCCCTGGGTACTGGCAACGACTTGGCCCGAACCCTCAACTGGGGTGGG GGCTACACAGATGAGCCTGTGTCCAAGATCCTCTCCCACGTGGAGGAGGGGAACGTGGTACAGCTGGACCGCTGGGACCTCCACGCTGAGCCCAACCCCGAGGCAGGGCCTGAGGACCGAGATGAAGGCGCCACCGACCGG TTGCCCCTGGATGTCTTCAACaactacttcagcctgggcttTGACGCCCACGTCACCCTGGAGTTCCACGAGTCTCGAG AGGCCAACCCAGAGAAATTCAACAGCCGCTTTCGGAATAAGATGTTCTACGCCGGG ACAGCTTTCTCTGACTTCCTGATGGGCAGCTCCAAGGACCTGGCCAAGCACATCCGAGTGGTG TGTGATGGAATGGACTTGACTCCCAAGATCCAGGACCTGAAACCCCAGTGTGTTGTTTTCCTGAACATCCCCAG GTACTGTGCGGGCACCATGCCCTGGGGCCACCCTGGGGAGCACCACGACTTTGAGCCCCAGCGGCATGACGACGGCTACCTCGAGGTCATTGGCTTCACCATGACGTCGTTG GCCGCGCTGCAGGTGGGCGGACACGGTGAGCGGCTGACGCAGTGTCGCGAGGTGGTGCTCACCACATCCAAGGCCATCCCAGTGCAGGTGGATGGCGAACCCTGCAAGCTTGCAGCCTCACGCATCCGCATCGCCCTGCGCAACCAGGCCACCATGGTGCAGAAGGCCAAGCGGCGGAGCGCCGCCCCCCTACACAGCGA CCAGCAGCCGGTGCCAGAGCAGCTGCGCATCCAGGTGAGTCGCGTCAGCATGCACGACTATGAGGCCCTGCACTACGACAAGgagcagctcaaggaggcct CCGTGCCGCTGGGCACTGTGGTGGTCCCAGGAGACAGTGACCTAGAGCTCTGCCGTGCCCACATTGAGAGACTCCAGCAG GAGCCCGATGGTGCTGGAACCAAGTCCCCGACATGCCAGAAACTGTCCCCCAAGTGGTGCTTCCTGGACG CCACCACTGCCAGCCGCTTCTACAGGATCGACCGAGCCCAG GAGCACCTCAACTATGTGACTGAGATCGCACAGGATGAGATTTATATCCTGGACCCTGAGCTGCTGGGGGCATCGGCCCGGCCTGACCTCCCAACCCCCacttcccctctccccacctcacCCTGCTCACCCACGCCCCG GTCACTGCAAGGGGATGCTGCACCCCCTCAAG GTGAAGAGCTGATTGAGGCTGCCAAGAGGAACGACTTCTGCAAG CTCCAGGAGCTGCACCGAGCTGGGGGCGACCTCATGCACCGAGACGAGCAGAGTCGCACGCTCCTGCACCACGCAGTCAGCACTGGCAGCAAGGATGTGGTCCGCTACCTGCTGGACCACG cCCCCCTAGAGATCCTTGATGCGGTGGAGGAAAA CGGGGAGACCTGTTTGCACCAGGCAGCGGCCCTCGGCCAGCGCACCATCTGCCACTACATCGTGGAGGCCGGGGCCTCGCTCATGAAGACAGACCAGCAG GGCGACACTCCCCGGCAGCGGGCTGAGAAGGCTCAGGACACCGAGCTGGCGGCCTACCTGGAGAACCGGCAGCACTACCAGATGATCCAGCGGGAGGACCAGGAGACGGCTGTGTAG